The Chryseobacterium suipulveris genome window below encodes:
- a CDS encoding ACT domain-containing protein: MKGRNEIKLIKNRSIIRFEGKNFLGEVGIDGRIFKALTYARISVGVISQQAIENGISVLVNEKDAEKAVNCLIEEFSEERKSGKVKMIYSINNVSVIGFVTNDYTKIAQELGRNNIFPLILNQVASENRVNIVVSSSQDEKAKNIIETEIFGKPKTVHLAIIGHGNIGGTLINQVLESSEEIRRRKKLDLKIVAIANSKKMALNREGIGNDWNNEVSVTERNSDVDELIRFSKENQLENLIAVDNTGSKDFVRNYHKLAENGFDLVSSNKIFNTLPIDEYRTFRTTLSRNNKKYLYETNVGAGLPLIDTIKLLHLSGENITRIKGVFSGSLSYIFNNFSVRDDKFSTIIGEAMEKGFIEPDPREDLSGNDVARKLLILARELDLINEFSDINIQNLIPENLLDISKEEFISRIPELDEEYQKIKDNQEPDHVLRYVGDLHGDLHQEKGELDVKLISVPASSALGQLKGSDSIFEIYTESYGENPIVIMGAGAGAKVTARGVFGDILRISENK, translated from the coding sequence ATGAAAGGAAGAAATGAAATAAAACTGATTAAGAACAGATCGATCATTCGGTTCGAAGGAAAGAATTTTCTCGGAGAAGTGGGAATTGACGGACGGATTTTCAAGGCGCTAACTTATGCAAGAATCAGTGTCGGTGTGATTTCGCAACAGGCGATTGAAAACGGGATCTCGGTTTTGGTCAATGAAAAAGATGCTGAAAAAGCCGTAAACTGCCTTATTGAAGAGTTTTCCGAAGAAAGAAAATCGGGGAAAGTAAAGATGATTTACAGCATCAACAATGTTTCGGTCATCGGATTTGTAACCAATGACTACACGAAAATTGCGCAGGAGCTGGGACGAAACAATATCTTTCCACTGATTCTGAACCAGGTCGCATCAGAAAACCGGGTGAATATTGTGGTAAGTTCCAGTCAGGACGAGAAAGCGAAAAACATCATCGAAACTGAAATTTTTGGGAAACCAAAAACCGTACATCTCGCCATCATCGGTCACGGAAATATAGGCGGAACTTTGATCAACCAGGTTTTGGAAAGTTCGGAAGAAATCAGGCGGAGAAAGAAACTCGACTTGAAAATTGTAGCCATCGCCAATTCTAAAAAAATGGCTCTGAACCGCGAAGGAATCGGAAATGATTGGAATAACGAAGTGTCGGTAACAGAAAGAAATTCGGATGTGGATGAACTCATTCGCTTTTCGAAAGAAAATCAGTTGGAAAATCTGATCGCTGTGGACAACACGGGTTCAAAGGATTTTGTGAGGAACTACCACAAACTCGCAGAAAACGGCTTCGACCTGGTTTCGTCCAATAAAATTTTCAACACTTTGCCGATTGATGAATACCGAACGTTCAGAACGACACTTTCTAGAAACAATAAGAAATACCTTTACGAAACCAATGTTGGTGCAGGTTTGCCATTGATTGATACGATTAAATTACTTCATCTTTCAGGCGAAAATATTACGAGAATTAAAGGCGTTTTTTCCGGTTCACTGAGTTATATTTTTAATAATTTTTCGGTTCGTGACGATAAATTTTCAACCATTATTGGCGAGGCAATGGAGAAAGGTTTTATAGAACCCGATCCTCGCGAAGACCTTTCAGGAAATGATGTAGCAAGAAAACTTCTGATTTTGGCGCGCGAGCTTGACCTGATTAACGAGTTTTCAGACATCAACATTCAGAATCTTATTCCTGAAAATCTTCTTGATATTTCAAAAGAAGAATTCATCTCAAGAATTCCTGAACTCGATGAAGAATATCAGAAAATAAAAGATAATCAGGAGCCTGACCACGTTTTGCGTTACGTAGGCGATTTACACGGCGATCTTCATCAGGAAAAAGGCGAACTCGACGTGAAACTGATTTCGGTTCCTGCAAGTTCAGCACTCGGACAACTCAAAGGTTCAGACTCCATTTTTGAAATCTACACTGAAAGTTACGGTGAAAACCCAATAGTAATTATGGGCGCAGGCGCAGGCGCAAAAGTTACGGCGCGGGGCGTTTTTGGGGACATTTTAAGAATTTCAGAAAATAAATAA
- a CDS encoding alpha/beta fold hydrolase, with translation MKNSLQHITLQNFRTVSGNTLDISLSYELFGKPLHTAPVVLVNHALTGNSTAAGESGWWKTLVGEGKTIDTNHYTVICFNVPGNGYDGFSIDHYADFRTVDIAKIFLLGLKSLQISKLFAIIGGSVGGAIGWEMLALENHLAKKFIPVACDYKTSDWLHSQCLVQKFLLESETQPLEKARIHAMLCYRTPQSLNLRFKGEKLQNPEILKSHDWLNYHAKSLNERFSLKAYRLMNHLLMTINADESKLKKISAEIHLVAVNSDLFFPAFEIQKTNDLLKETNNIHYREIKSIHGHDAFLMEYDQLNTILKPLFCEIAAIAK, from the coding sequence TTGAAAAATTCGCTGCAACATATCACTTTACAGAATTTTAGAACCGTATCGGGAAATACTCTCGATATTTCTTTGAGTTACGAATTATTCGGAAAACCTCTGCACACCGCACCTGTCGTGTTGGTGAATCACGCATTGACTGGAAACTCCACCGCTGCTGGAGAAAGTGGTTGGTGGAAAACTTTGGTAGGTGAAGGCAAAACGATTGATACCAATCATTACACCGTGATTTGTTTTAACGTTCCTGGAAATGGATACGACGGTTTCTCCATTGATCATTATGCGGATTTTAGAACTGTTGATATTGCTAAAATTTTTCTTTTGGGATTAAAATCTCTTCAAATTTCTAAACTTTTTGCCATCATCGGCGGTTCTGTTGGCGGAGCAATCGGTTGGGAAATGCTGGCTCTTGAAAATCATCTTGCAAAAAAATTCATTCCGGTTGCCTGCGATTACAAAACTTCGGATTGGCTTCATTCACAGTGTTTAGTCCAGAAGTTTCTGCTGGAATCTGAAACTCAACCATTGGAGAAAGCTCGGATTCATGCGATGTTATGTTATCGTACTCCGCAATCATTGAATTTAAGATTTAAAGGGGAAAAACTTCAAAATCCCGAAATTCTAAAATCTCACGACTGGCTCAATTATCACGCAAAATCTTTAAACGAAAGATTTAGTTTAAAGGCATATCGCCTCATGAATCACCTGCTGATGACGATCAATGCAGATGAATCAAAATTAAAGAAGATTTCTGCAGAAATACACTTGGTAGCAGTTAATTCCGACCTGTTTTTTCCCGCTTTTGAAATTCAAAAAACTAATGATTTGCTGAAAGAAACCAACAATATTCATTATCGGGAAATCAAGTCCATCCACGGTCACGACGCTTTTTTGATGGAATATGACCAACTGAATACAATCTTAAAACCACTATTCTGCGAAATTGCAGCAATTGCTAAATAG